The DNA segment CTCCGACGTCTGGCGACATCACTACCAGATTGCGCAGCTCCTTCTTTACGATGTGATCGTAGAGCACCGGGAAAGCCAACAAGTGATCCACCGGTATATCGAAGAACCCTTGAATTTGCCCAGCGTGCAAATCGACGGTCAGGACGCGATCCGCCCCTGCCGAGGTTAGCAGATTCGCCACTAGCTTAGCGGTAATCGGAACCCGCGGTTGATCCTTTCGATCCTGTCTAGCGTATCCATAAAATGGAATCACTGCAGTGATTCGCGACGCAGAGGCGCGCCGGGCCGCGTCGATCATGATCAGCAATTCGATTAGATTGTCGTTTACGGGCGGGCAGCTGGACTGGACAAGAAAAACGTCCCTTCCGCGAATGTTCTCATTAATCTTAACAAACGACTCGCCATCCGGAAAAGTCGTTACCTCCGTGTCGGTTAACGGAACTCCGATGAACTGACAGATGGCCTCCGCAAGCGGACGGTTGGAGTTTCCAGAAATGATCTTTAGATTACTGTCCCGCATGTTCAGATGCTATCAAACCGATGCGGGTTGCACAGGCCTAAATCCTTTAGTCTCGCAGCAACTGCTTCTCGAGCTGAGTCAATCGCTTGAATAGCTCCGGCAAACGACGGGTAATCACCGTAATCCGCTGGTAGGCGACCAAGGGAATCGCCGGAGCCCCTCCGTATTTGGCGCCTCCCTCCAAATCGGAGAAAGCAACGCACTGGCCAGCCAACTGCGCGCCTGAGCCAATCTCGATGTGTCCCGAGGCGCCCGCGCGCCCACCCATCACTACGTAATCTCCCAACTTCGTGCTCCCGGCGATGCCGACTTGAGCGCAAAGAATGTTGTGCTTGCCCACCGTCACGTTGTGCCCGATCTGCACGAGATTATCGATCTTGCTGCCCTCCCCTATCCGAGTCGGTCCAAAACGCCCGCGGTCAACCGTCGTGTTCGCTCCAATTTCTACGTCGTCTCCCACGAACACCGAACCAACTTGCGGCACCTTGCGATGCCGACCGCCTTCAAATTCGTATCCAAATCCATCCGAGCCTAAAACCACGCCAGAATGTATACGTACCCGTTTTCCAATTACAGTATCGCGTTCAAGCGTAACGTTGGCCCCAAGGTAACAGTCATCGCCGAGCTCGCAAGCGGGGCCGATGAAGCAGCCCGAGGAAATCACGCAACCAGCGCCGACACGCGCCCCCGCGCCAATCGTCACAAAAGCCTCGATACATGCGCTCGGATCCACCTCGGCAGTTGGATCGATACTGGAGAGCTGATGGATGCCAGCCTCGGGTTTCACCCACATGCGCTGAGAAATAAGCTCGCAGAGCTTTGCGATTTCAATGGACGGATTGTCCACTCGAAGGAACAACTGCCCGGGACGCGGCTCCGCTTCCAAGTCCTTGCTCAATACCACAAGCGACGCCTCTGATTTCTTGAGATCCTCTAGATACTTAGCTGATGCGACAAAGCTAGCATCTCCCCTTTGAGCGTCTTCTAGAGAGGCGACTCCAGTGACATTGCGAACTCCCAGCTCTCCTTCGAAAGTTGAGTAATCGATCCGGTCCAACACGGCATTGAGCGAGAGTGAGATTTGCATGGCTTGAAGAGAATGAAGACGGAAGCGCGACCATGTAAGCCTAGCGTCCGGAAATCAATACAACGGTTGCACGCTCATTAAAGAGCGTTGAAGGAGAACAAAAAGAGCTGGGCTTGGCGGTAATCGCCCTGCGAGTAGCGGCATCCTCTTCGTCTGCGAACTCGCCGCAAAAAAGCCCCGCCGATTGCCGGCGGGGCTTCAAAAATATCTCCGTTAGCGCGAGGCCAAAGGACTACTCAGCAGCGGGAGCTTCTTCTTCCTGACCTTGAGTCGCGTTGATACGCTCAATGACGATCGGAGTGATGTCGTAAGAACCATCCGTGTAGAGCACAGGAGCGCGGCCGTCACCGGCGCGAGCAGTGATGTCGATCACGAGGGTAGCGTTGCGCTCCTTGGCGATCTCGGTGATCACTTCGGCGATCTCTTGGTAGTAGGCGTTGAGCTGCTGTTGGCGGATAGCTGCGAACTGCTGACGGGTTTGGCCAACGAACTGACGCAGTTCCTGCTCCTTAGCTTGGATTTCCTGCATCTTCTTTTGGGCGTCCTGAGTCGCCTCCTGCTTGGCTTCCTCCATGAGGATGTCGCTGTTGGCTTGCTCGCGGAGTTCTTGGAACTCCTCTACGAGAGCGGTGCCTTGAGCTTCGATCTCGGAAGCCTTGGCGCGCGCTTCCTCTTCGCTCTTTTCCATTTCGGCCATGAAGTCTTGGACCTTGTAGTAGCTACCGAGAGCATCGTCTACCATGACGGTGATGATGACGTCTTCATTCGCGCGAAGGCTAGTTGCGGCCATGGCCATGGCACTGAGGATTACGAGAAGGGATTTAAAACGATTCATTTGAGAATAGGAGTTAATGTTGTGGGGGCAGAGAGAGATTAGAATCTTCCGCCAAAAGTAAAGTTGAATTGTCCGCCATTGTCATTGCCGCCGGGGAGATCGGAGGGACCGTTGGTGCTCATAGGTATCGCATAGTCAAGACGAAGCGGCGTACCCATCATGGACATGCGGATACCGAAACCATAGTTGTCGTGCCATCCGGATTGACGCTGGCCGGCAAGGTACTCTCCTCCGGCAAATTCGTAGAAGATCTTCTCACCATCCAAGCTGAAGTCTCCAGCTTCCTTGTTTACGAATCCACCATCGTAGAATGCTGCAATACGGAAATCTTCGGTGATGCCAAATGAATATTCGACCCCCAGCATACCGTAGGTCTTGCCGCCCGTTTCGTAGGGTCGACCAAGACCGCTGAATCCACCTTCCAGAGGACTCACATCTCTAAACTCAAATCCTCGCAAGGTATTGGGACCACCCAAAAAGAAGCGCTCTTCCCATGGGACGACAGGGCTGTCTCCAGTTTCTTGCACAACTCCAGCACGCGCCAAAATCTCAACAGTTTGACTGAGTCTCTCGGAGAGGGGCAGGTAGAACGCGTTGCGAGACTCGATCTTGTAGAAGTCAAAATCGCCTCCTAGGAAATCGCCCGCGTAGTTCAGGTCGAGTTCCAGTCGCATGCCGCGCAAGGAGTTGATCAGACGGTCGCGGGAGTCACGCAACAGGAGGAAGTTCAGCTTTGATGCGGTGCCAATACTGCCCGCTAGCCGTTGTTCGATGTCAGCGTTTTCAAACTGATTGAAATCTTGTTCGACCAAGCTGTAGGAAATGCGGCCTTCAATGATTTCGATGAGGCGCTTTCTGAGCGAGATGTCGAAGCCTTGCTGGACGGAGTTGTAGAATTGGTTGTCGTAGTTCGTCTCTTGGTTGAACACTTGGAGACCAAAGGCCAAGCGACGCTCGAACAACCATGGCTCTTCGAACGCCAATACGATCGAAGAGGAGCGGCCGCCGAGCTGCGCCTTGAGGCGAAACTTTTGGCCGTCGCCCTGGAAGGCCCCACGCCAGTTGAAAATGTCGAAGTTCGACTGGGTGAGTTCGATGAAGAACACGCCCTTTTCCAAGGAGCTGAAACCGGCGCCAAAGGAGAAGTTACCGGTACGGCCTTCGCGGAAAGTCACCCGCAAGTCCTTGCGCCCGGGGACATTGGTCGACTGCGGGGTAACGTTGGTGTCCTCGAAGTAGCGCGTATTGTCCAAACGCATACGGCTTGCTTCCATGCGAACGCTGTCGAAAGTGCTGCCTGGGGTGAGAGCGAGTTCGCGCAAAACGACCACGCTTTTGGTCTTGGTGTTGCCTTCGATATCGATGGACTCGACCTGGAACTTGTCGCTCTCGTAGACGACGTACTGGATGTCGATATCGCCAGTCTCCACGTTGGGAACACGCTGCATGCGGATACGCGTCTCCATGTAACCGAACTGGCCATAGAAGTCCTCGAGGCGCTCTACGTCTTCGTCGATTTTTTCAGGACGGTACACCGATCCTGGCAGCACGCGCAGCATCAGGCGCAGGACTGAGTCCTCGTAGGTGTCGTTGCCGACGAACTCCACATTTCCCACACGGTACTGCTTGCCCTCGCCCACCTTGATGTCGATGCGCATGCGGGATTCCGAAGGATAGGAGAACTGCACCTTCGCAGGGTCGATGTCGATATCGAGGTACCCTTCTTCGCGGTAAACGTCCTTGAGCGTCTCCAAGTCGTCGTCGAACTTGTCCTTGTCGAAGCGGCCGCTGCCAGTGAGGACCGAGAGGAAGCCCCACTTCTTGGTTTCCATCTTCTTCTTGAGCTTACGCTTCTTGATGTTCTCGTTGCCGCTGAAGTTGATAGAACCGATCTTGAACTTGCGCCCTTCGCGAATCTGGAAGGTCACTGTCGCGAACCCTGTCACGGGACTGCGATCGATCTGGTAGTCGACACGAGCCTGGGAAAAGCCCTTCTTAAGATAGAGCTCCTGCAGATCCTCGGCTGCGCCCTTAACGCGCGGCTCGTTGAGGACTTGGTTAACGACAATGGATGTCTCCCGCTTCAGCTTGTTGTTGCTGAGCTTATCGTTCCCCTCGAAAATGATCGCGGAAATGCGGAACTTTGGACGTATGTCGAAGATGACGTCGATCCGGTTGTCTCCCGCAGGAGCGATGCGAGCCTCGATGTATTCGAAAAGGTTCGAGCGGTAGAGAGAGCGAATGTCGCGATCAACGGCGACAGGGTCGTATTTCTCCCCTTCCCTTATCGACATGTTGGCCCGGGCCACCTCCTCGTTCACGTTGGAGAGGCCGGTAAAGTTGATGATGAGCTTGTTAATCGTGGGGGGCTCAGATTCTTCAGCTTCCTGAGCAAAAGCTGAAACGAAACTAAGGGCTACGAGAACAAAGGCTAGGGATAGGCGGGCCAGGAGAGACTGGCTATTCAGTGTAATCTTCAAAACGGGTTATTTCTCTGATGAAGTTGAGCTTAATTTCGCCGACAGCGCCAGCACGTTGCTTGGCAACAATTAGATCAGCCTTGTCGGCTGCAACGGAAAAATCGTCACCAGCGTCTTTCGGTCGAGCCAAAAGCAACACGACGTCCGCATCCTGCTCGATAGAGCCAGATTCGCGTAGGTCAGAAAGCTTGGGCTGACGTTTTTCCTTTTCCGAGTCACGATTAAGCTGACTGAGAACAATCACCGGTACTTTAAGTTCCTTGGCCAGTCCTTTAATTCCGCGGGATATCTCGGAAATCTGCTGCTCGCGGGGCATTCTCGGATCCGAGCCTGCAATGAGTTGCAAGTAGTCGATCACAATCAGACCCATGTTCTTGTTGCGGGCGAAAACACGGCGCGACTTGGCCCGAAGCTGGTTGATGGTCACCTGGGCGCCGTCGTCGATCCAAATGGGAGCGTCTTTCAGCTCGATCGCCGCGGCAGCGATCTTCTCCTGCTCTTCCTGGTTCACGATCCCGTCTCGCAAGCGCGAAACGCTGATCTGAGCACGGCCAGTAAGCAAACGCATCGCCAGCTGCTCGGCGCCCATTTCCAAACTGAAAACTAGGGTGCCCGCTTGGGCTGGCTTGCCCTTGTAGGACATGGAAACGCGCTCCGCAATGTTGAGAGCCAAACTTGTCTTACCCATCGAAGGACGGGCCGCGAGGACGATCATTTCCGTGGGTTTCAAGCCACTGAGCATGTTGTCGATTCCGACAAAGCCGCTGGAGAGTCCCACCAGCTCGCCCTTGTTTTCGATCATCCGCTTGACGAGGCTGACCGCTTCGACCACCGCGTCCTTGACCGGCAAGGTCGTATCCGCCACCTGGGCGTCCGAAATGGAATAGATCTCCTTCTCGATCTCGTCGACCAACATCTCGATGTCGGGATGCTCCGCCGAAAAGCAGCGCTCGATGCTCATGGACGCCGTCTTGATCAGGCGTCGCCGCGTGTAGTGCTCGCGGACCTTGTCGAGAAAGTAGTTAGCGTGGGCCGTGGTCTCGATGTGAGAGGTAAGGTCGGCCACATACATGAGGCCACCCACCTCTTCCAGCTTGCCGCGACTACGCAGCTCCTCGGCGAGGACCTGAGGATCGAGCATCGACTTGTGCTCGAACAAGTTGACGCAAGTCTCGAAGATCAGCTGGTGAGCCGGATGGTAGAAAGCCTCCGCGGGCAGTTTCTGGGCCAAGCAGCGCGAGATGATCTCGGCTGGGTCCAGCAAACATGCGGCGAGGAGGCCCTTCTCCGCCTCCAAGCTGTGGGGCGGAGTGAGCCCGGCCAACGAAAACGCGGTCGGACTCTTCTTTTTATCGGAGAACTTATTCTCCGAGAACGGCTTGTTCGACATGTGGGATCGTCAAGCCGTAGCTAATTATTCTTTTTCAGAAGCTGCTTCAGCTTCGCCTTCCGCTGCTTCTTCAGCTTCTGGCTCCACGATCGGGTTCTCGGAAACGACGTCGATCTTCATCTCGACTTCCACTTCTGGGTGAACCTTAACGATGAAGGTGTGCTGACCGAGCTCCTTGATTGGCTGCTCCAAGTGGATCTTCTTGCGATCGATCTCGTAGCCAGCTTCCACGAGCTTTTCGTGGATGTGGATGGAAGTGACAGCGCCAAACATGCGTCCAGCTTCGCCTGTCTTGACCGCGATGCCGATCTGAGTCCCGCCCAACTTGGCTGCCTGCGCCTTGGCGTCGTCAAGCTCCTTGGCCTCACGCTTGGCGCGACGGTCCTTGAGAGCTTCGATCTGCTTGCGGTTGGAACGGTTTACGGGGATCGCCTTCTTGGTAGGAAGGAGGAAGTTGCGAGCGAAGCCCGCCTTTACTGTTACTTGATCGCCTTCGCCGCCGAGACCTTGAACAGCCTCGATGAGTAGTACTTCGCTAGTTGCCATGATGTGCGAGTGGTTAAGTGTATTCTAAAATTCGGATGTGTGTGGATGACGGAACCGCTAATCAGAAGGGAACGTCTTCTTCGATGTCGCCGCTGGACGCGGGAGCTTGAGAGGAGGAAGCTGAGGAGCCGCTTTCGCGTTGAGCCGGAGCGTAGTTGCTGGAGCCTTGCCCCCCGCCGTTGTTGTCGCCACGGCTGCCCATGAGCTGCATGTTTTCAACGATGACCTTCAGCTTGCTTCGCTTCTCGCCTTCCTTCGACTCCCAGGAGTCGAACTTCAGACGGCCTTCGATGAAGAGCGGGTTACCTTTGCTAACGTACTTGGAGATGATCTCCGCCTGCTTGCCCCATGCTTCCAAGTCAACGAAAGTAGTCTCTTCCTGCGTCTCGTCGCCGGAGCGATAGACTCGGTTGACCGCCATACCGAACTGGCACACGGAGGTGCCCTTCGGGGTCACGCGAAGTTCAGGGTCGCGCGTGAGGTTGCCGAGGAGAATTACTTTGTTGAAGTTGGCCATAGACGGTGCGTGGGACGGAGTTTCAGGAAGGCGAGCCTTACGCCTTTTGGATCATCTTGTGAGAAACGAGCTTGTTCAAGCGGAGCTTCTCAAGGATCGCAGCAGGCACTTCAGCGGTGCCGGAGAAATCGTAGCGGACGTAAACCCCTGCGGTGTACTTGATGTCTGGAGTACGAACGAAGTCCTGGCGGCCGAGATTCTCGACTTCGGAAACTTCGGCGCCGGCAGAAGCGAGCTCTGCCTTGAGGCCTTCGATGAGGTCATCGATAGACTCTTCGCGACCACGAGTGTCGAGAATGAAGGTTGCTTTGTAGTTAGATGCTGTTGCTGTCATCGTGTTTTCGTTTTCGATTGATTTGGTTCATCGCCAAGTCCGGACCGAGGCTGAGCAAGAGCTCAATGCTCTCGACGTAGCGATCCATGCTGGCGGAGACGACGGATTCGTCGTCACGAGAAAAGTTGCCTAGAACATAGTCGGCCAGTGGCATTTCCTTGTGTGGCTTGCCCCCTATCCCGACGCGAATGCGAGCAAAACGAGGAGCGATGCGGCCAAGAATATCGGACAAGCCGTTGTGCCCACCCGCGCTACCCGACATGCTTAACTTTACTTCGCCGACCTCGAGGTTGATCTCGTCGTATACAATCACCACCTCTTCGGGCGGTATCTTGTAATAGCTGCAAAGCTTTTGCACGCAGACACCACTTTCGTTCATATAAGTCGTAGGCTTGACGAGTATCAGCTTTCCCAGCTTGGAACTGCTGAGAAGCGCGACTTCGCCTTTTTGCT comes from the Pelagicoccus enzymogenes genome and includes:
- the pth gene encoding aminoacyl-tRNA hydrolase, yielding MSYRMIVGLGNPGSEYANTRHNVGFRVVDAFAAKHGADAWKKERKQKGEVALLSSSKLGKLILVKPTTYMNESGVCVQKLCSYYKIPPEEVVIVYDEINLEVGEVKLSMSGSAGGHNGLSDILGRIAPRFARIRVGIGGKPHKEMPLADYVLGNFSRDDESVVSASMDRYVESIELLLSLGPDLAMNQINRKRKHDDSNSI
- the dnaB gene encoding replicative DNA helicase translates to MSNKPFSENKFSDKKKSPTAFSLAGLTPPHSLEAEKGLLAACLLDPAEIISRCLAQKLPAEAFYHPAHQLIFETCVNLFEHKSMLDPQVLAEELRSRGKLEEVGGLMYVADLTSHIETTAHANYFLDKVREHYTRRRLIKTASMSIERCFSAEHPDIEMLVDEIEKEIYSISDAQVADTTLPVKDAVVEAVSLVKRMIENKGELVGLSSGFVGIDNMLSGLKPTEMIVLAARPSMGKTSLALNIAERVSMSYKGKPAQAGTLVFSLEMGAEQLAMRLLTGRAQISVSRLRDGIVNQEEQEKIAAAAIELKDAPIWIDDGAQVTINQLRAKSRRVFARNKNMGLIVIDYLQLIAGSDPRMPREQQISEISRGIKGLAKELKVPVIVLSQLNRDSEKEKRQPKLSDLRESGSIEQDADVVLLLARPKDAGDDFSVAADKADLIVAKQRAGAVGEIKLNFIREITRFEDYTE
- a CDS encoding ribose-phosphate diphosphokinase, encoding MRDSNLKIISGNSNRPLAEAICQFIGVPLTDTEVTTFPDGESFVKINENIRGRDVFLVQSSCPPVNDNLIELLIMIDAARRASASRITAVIPFYGYARQDRKDQPRVPITAKLVANLLTSAGADRVLTVDLHAGQIQGFFDIPVDHLLAFPVLYDHIVKKELRNLVVMSPDVGGVKMADAYAREFKCGLGFVAKKRHSATQVEATSIVGDVKGCDVLLIDDMTETAGTICAAARLIKSHGARRILAAVTHANLQDMGYERLKEGPIEELVVTDTIPVDPKGLPIKVLSVAPLLGEAILRISNNESVTSLFRVKGF
- the lpxD gene encoding UDP-3-O-(3-hydroxymyristoyl)glucosamine N-acyltransferase, with the translated sequence MQISLSLNAVLDRIDYSTFEGELGVRNVTGVASLEDAQRGDASFVASAKYLEDLKKSEASLVVLSKDLEAEPRPGQLFLRVDNPSIEIAKLCELISQRMWVKPEAGIHQLSSIDPTAEVDPSACIEAFVTIGAGARVGAGCVISSGCFIGPACELGDDCYLGANVTLERDTVIGKRVRIHSGVVLGSDGFGYEFEGGRHRKVPQVGSVFVGDDVEIGANTTVDRGRFGPTRIGEGSKIDNLVQIGHNVTVGKHNILCAQVGIAGSTKLGDYVVMGGRAGASGHIEIGSGAQLAGQCVAFSDLEGGAKYGGAPAIPLVAYQRITVITRRLPELFKRLTQLEKQLLRD
- a CDS encoding single-stranded DNA-binding protein, yielding MANFNKVILLGNLTRDPELRVTPKGTSVCQFGMAVNRVYRSGDETQEETTFVDLEAWGKQAEIISKYVSKGNPLFIEGRLKFDSWESKEGEKRSKLKVIVENMQLMGSRGDNNGGGQGSSNYAPAQRESGSSASSSQAPASSGDIEEDVPF
- a CDS encoding 30S ribosomal protein S6, yielding MTATASNYKATFILDTRGREESIDDLIEGLKAELASAGAEVSEVENLGRQDFVRTPDIKYTAGVYVRYDFSGTAEVPAAILEKLRLNKLVSHKMIQKA
- the bamA gene encoding outer membrane protein assembly factor BamA, yielding MKITLNSQSLLARLSLAFVLVALSFVSAFAQEAEESEPPTINKLIINFTGLSNVNEEVARANMSIREGEKYDPVAVDRDIRSLYRSNLFEYIEARIAPAGDNRIDVIFDIRPKFRISAIIFEGNDKLSNNKLKRETSIVVNQVLNEPRVKGAAEDLQELYLKKGFSQARVDYQIDRSPVTGFATVTFQIREGRKFKIGSINFSGNENIKKRKLKKKMETKKWGFLSVLTGSGRFDKDKFDDDLETLKDVYREEGYLDIDIDPAKVQFSYPSESRMRIDIKVGEGKQYRVGNVEFVGNDTYEDSVLRLMLRVLPGSVYRPEKIDEDVERLEDFYGQFGYMETRIRMQRVPNVETGDIDIQYVVYESDKFQVESIDIEGNTKTKSVVVLRELALTPGSTFDSVRMEASRMRLDNTRYFEDTNVTPQSTNVPGRKDLRVTFREGRTGNFSFGAGFSSLEKGVFFIELTQSNFDIFNWRGAFQGDGQKFRLKAQLGGRSSSIVLAFEEPWLFERRLAFGLQVFNQETNYDNQFYNSVQQGFDISLRKRLIEIIEGRISYSLVEQDFNQFENADIEQRLAGSIGTASKLNFLLLRDSRDRLINSLRGMRLELDLNYAGDFLGGDFDFYKIESRNAFYLPLSERLSQTVEILARAGVVQETGDSPVVPWEERFFLGGPNTLRGFEFRDVSPLEGGFSGLGRPYETGGKTYGMLGVEYSFGITEDFRIAAFYDGGFVNKEAGDFSLDGEKIFYEFAGGEYLAGQRQSGWHDNYGFGIRMSMMGTPLRLDYAIPMSTNGPSDLPGGNDNGGQFNFTFGGRF
- a CDS encoding OmpH family outer membrane protein, giving the protein MNRFKSLLVILSAMAMAATSLRANEDVIITVMVDDALGSYYKVQDFMAEMEKSEEEARAKASEIEAQGTALVEEFQELREQANSDILMEEAKQEATQDAQKKMQEIQAKEQELRQFVGQTRQQFAAIRQQQLNAYYQEIAEVITEIAKERNATLVIDITARAGDGRAPVLYTDGSYDITPIVIERINATQGQEEEAPAAE
- the rplI gene encoding 50S ribosomal protein L9, which produces MATSEVLLIEAVQGLGGEGDQVTVKAGFARNFLLPTKKAIPVNRSNRKQIEALKDRRAKREAKELDDAKAQAAKLGGTQIGIAVKTGEAGRMFGAVTSIHIHEKLVEAGYEIDRKKIHLEQPIKELGQHTFIVKVHPEVEVEMKIDVVSENPIVEPEAEEAAEGEAEAASEKE